The nucleotide sequence AGACTATGCACATTGACTTTTCGAAATCATATATTCATAGACATCTTACTTGCTAAGTTCCATTCACATCTGTTCTAATTGGTTTGTATGGTTTCGATTGTGCTCTAAACAGGTGAACTTTATACTCGGTTTTCTCTACGCAATTCATCTTCTCCTTGGATATTTCTGTAGCTAGAAATTCTCAGCCGGAATCATATAacacaaaattaaaatttttggccCAAAGATAATTTCTTTACAACCCAATCAATTTTCATGATTTTGTGTGTACAGACAGTATATAAATAAAATCAGATTTTGTATATCTAAATAAGGATCAAAAGGTGATGGTATCCATCAATGGAAGCAATCCACCACCACCACTGGGAGTCGAATCCACAAGCTCGAACCCAAAGATCCTTAtgaccctcttcttctcctcgccCGCCTTCCTCTCCGGACTTCCCTGCGCGAAGGCGTCGGTGGCGGCCCGGTGGCGCCGCATGTGACCTCCTAAGGCCTGGCCGATGGCGAACTCGAGCCCGCAGATGGCGCACTCGTGCACCCTCGGCTTGGCGGCCTCGCCATGGCCGCGGCCGTCCTCGGCGAGCTTCGGCTTCTTGTGGCTCGCCCGGTGGCCTCCCAACGCCTGGAACGACGGGAACTGCCGGCTGCACGTCTTGCACTCGAAGACACGGGCCGGCGGCGACCCCGACGACACGTCGGCGTCGCCGTGAGACCGAAGCATCAGTGCGCGAGCCATGTTTTTGATGCTCTCCATTTCTCCTCCTGCCTGTT is from Musa acuminata AAA Group cultivar baxijiao chromosome BXJ1-6, Cavendish_Baxijiao_AAA, whole genome shotgun sequence and encodes:
- the LOC135676339 gene encoding zinc finger protein ZAT12-like; protein product: MKRLVAEQAGGEMESIKNMARALMLRSHGDADVSSGSPPARVFECKTCSRQFPSFQALGGHRASHKKPKLAEDGRGHGEAAKPRVHECAICGLEFAIGQALGGHMRRHRAATDAFAQGSPERKAGEEKKRVIRIFGFELVDSTPSGGGGLLPLMDTITF